In the genome of Rhodamnia argentea isolate NSW1041297 chromosome 3, ASM2092103v1, whole genome shotgun sequence, one region contains:
- the LOC115725940 gene encoding histone deacetylase complex subunit SAP18 — protein sequence MAEPPKRQGGGGGGRPLPPPGRGGPPMMPPPRPRFEPVEREKTCPLLLRVFTKLGGHHSKEDFAVRGKEPKDEVQIYTWKDATLRELTDLVKEVAPEARRRDAKLSFAFVYPDKNGRFVVREVGKTFSYGNGRRLDDAKTLAELSFQIGDYLDVAIL from the exons ATGGCAGAGCCGCCGAAGAGGcaaggaggtggaggaggaggacggccTCTGCCTCCGCCCGGGAGAGGCGGTCCTCCGATGATGCCGCCCCCTCGCCCTCGCTTCGAGCCCGTCGAGCGAGAAAAG ACATGTCCGTTATTGCTTCGAGTTTTTACCAAG CTCGGGGGCCATCATTCCAAGGAAGACTTTGCAGTGAGAGGCAAAGAGCCCAAAGATGAGGTTCAGATTTATACATGGAAAGATGCTACTTTGCGCGAGTTGACGGACCTG GTAAAAGAGGTTGCTCCAGAAGCCAGGAGAAGGGatgcaaaattgtcatttgcttttgtttatCCAGATAAAAATGGTCGTTTTGTGGTTAGAGag GTGGGAAAGACCTTTTCTTACGGCAATGGGAGACGACTAGACGATGCGAAGACATTGGCTGAACTGAGCTTTCAG ATTGGAGACTATCTGGATGTGGCAATTCTGTAA
- the LOC115725927 gene encoding polygalacturonate 4-alpha-galacturonosyltransferase gives MALKRGASGVGICRSRSGGSRLVLVVLAFFCVLSPLLFYFGKGLHAGSAHGDDDTSNGSGKENIDWRERMALQHLSSLFSKEVLDVITSNIDDSNPLSLDSFRKSNMSASWNIDGAQASFENKPKKSAADMKQQTPKGMVNDSSDEQSQFVDSPAKLARRQLREKRRLKRAAELVQQDEEVTVKLENAAIERSKSVDSAVLGKYSIWRKENENENTDSTIRFMRDQMIMARVYLTIAKMKNKLDLYQELQTRIKESQRALGEASGDADLHHSAPERMKAMGQVLSKAREQLYDCKLVTGKLRAMLQTADEQVRSLKRQSTFLSQLAAKTIPNAIHCLSMRLTIEYYLLSPKKRKFPRSENLENRDLYHYALFSDNVLAASVVVNSTVMNSKDPSKHVFHLVTDRLNYGAMNMWFLLNPPGKATIHVENVDEFKWLNSSYCPVLRQLESAAMKEYYFKADHPTTLSSGSSNLKYRNPKYLSMLNHLRFYLPQVYPKLDKILFLDDDIVVQKDLTGLWSVNLHGKVNGAVETCGESFHRFDKYLNFSNPHIARNFDPNACGWAYGMNMFDLKEWKRKDITGIYHKWQNMNEDRVLWKLGTLPPGLITFYGLTHPLDKSWHVLGLGYNPSIDRSEIDNAAVIHYNGNMKPWLELAMTKYRPYWTKYIKYDHPYLRTCNLSD, from the exons ATGGCGTTGAAGCGAGGAGCATCCGGCGTCGGGATCTGTCGGAGCAGGAGCGGGGGATCGCGGCTGGTTCTCGTCGTGCTCGCCTTCTTCTGTGTGCTCTCGCCGCTGCTTTTCTACTTCGGCAAAGGCCTCCACGCCGGCTCCGCTCACG GTGATGATGATACCTCAAATGGTTCAGGCAAGGAG AATATTGATTGGCGAGAGAGGATGGCATTGCAACATCTTTCATCTCTTTTTTCTAAAGAG GTACTTGACGTCATCACGTCCAATATAGATGATTCAAATCCTTTAAGTCTTGATAGTTTCAGAAAAAGCAACATGTCTGCGTCATGGAATATAGATGGAGCACAGGCATCATTTGAGAATAAG CCTAAGAAGTCAGCTGCCGATATGAAACAACAAACACCAAAGGGCATGGTGAATGATTCTTCAG ATGAACAATCACAATTTGTGGATTCACCTGCAAAGCTTGCTCGTAGg CAACTTAGAGAGAAAAGACGTCTAAAGCGTGCGGCTGAGTTGGTGCAACAAGACGAGGAAGTAACAGTTAAACTTGAAAATGCTGCCATTGAAAGATCCAAGTCAGTTGACTCTGCTGTTTTGGGAAAGTATAGCATTTGGAGGAAAGAGAACGAGAATGAGAACACTGATTCAACCATACGGTTTATGCGGGACCAAATGATAATGGCAAGGGTGTATTTAACCATTGCAAAGATGAAAAACAAGCTTGACTTATACCAAGAATTGCAAACTCGAATCAAAGAAAGTCAGCGTGCTTTAGGGGAGGCAAGTGGTGATGCTGATCTGCATCACAG TGCACCTGAGAGAATGAAGGCTATGGGCCAAGTTCTGTCGAAAGCTAGAGAGCAGTTGTATGATTGCAAATTAGTCACTGGAAAACTGAGAGCTATGCTGCAAACAGCAGATGAACAAGTTAGAAGTTTGAAAAGGCAGAGCACATTCCTTAGTCAACTGGCTGCTAAAACAATTCCAAATGCAATTCACTGTTTGTCTATGCGTTTGACCATTGAATACTATCTGCTCTCTCCTAAGAAGAGAAAGTTCCCTAGAAGTGAAAACTTGGAAAACCGTGATCTTTACCACTATGCTCTCTTCTCTGACAATGTTTTGGCTGCATCAGTAGTTGTCAACTCGACTGTTATGAATTCAAAG GATCCTTCAAAACATGTGTTCCATCTTGTTACTGATAGACTTAACTATGGGGCAATGAACATGTGGTTTCTGCTAAATCCTCCTGGAAAAGCAACGATCCATGTTGAGAATGTTGATGAGTTTAAGTGGCTTAACTCATCATATTGCCCAGTTTTGCGTCAACTGGAGTCAGCTGCAATGAAAGAATATTATTTTAAAGCAGATCATCCGACCACACTTTCATCAGGGTCTTCCAATCTCAAGTATCGGAACCCGAAGTATCTCTCAATGCTTAACCATTTACGGTTCTATCTTCCACAGGTCTACCCTAAGTTGGATaaaattctttttcttgatgATGATATTGTTGTCCAGAAGGACTTGACTGGATTATGGTCAGTTAATCTGCATGGGAAAGTAAATGGCGCTGTGGAAACCTGTGGTGAGAGCTTTCATCGTTTTGACAAGTACCTGAACTTTTCGAATCCTCACATTGCGAGAAACTTTGACCCAAATGCTTGTGGATGGGCTTATGGCATGAACATGTTTGATCTTAAGGAGTGGAAAAGGAAGGATATCACTGGCATATATCACAAGTGGCAAAATATG aatgaaGATAGGGTTCTTTGGAAGCTTGGAACACTGCCGCCAGGGTTGATCACATTTTACGGGTTGACGCATCCTCTTGATAAGTCATGGCATGTGCTTGGTCTAGGTTACAACCCAAGTATTGATCGCTCAGAGATTGATAATGCAGCCGTGATTCATTACAATGGAAATATGAAACCATGGCTCGAGTTAGCCATGACAAAGTATCGACCGTACTGGACCAAGTACATAAAATACGATCATCCCTATCTGCGGACCTGCAACTTGAGTGACTGA
- the LOC115725929 gene encoding gibberellin 20 oxidase 1-D-like — translation MSKCCMPMPPLQPPLPMGELMRTESKHCPVFDASVLQHQPNIPSQFVWPDEEKPSSTKAPELVVPLVDLGGFLSGDPAAVSKASWQVNDACRKHGFFLVGNHGVGLSLINKAHENVDIFFRMQLSMKQRAQRKPGEHWGYASSFTGRFSSKLPWKETLSFCYSADGQSSETIEKYFLNVMGEDFREFGETCQEYCEAMSNLSLGIMELLGTSLGIGRSHFREFFRGNDSIMRLNYYPPCQAPDQTLGTGPHCDPTSLTILHQDQVSGLQVFVDGKWCSVSPNPDAFVINIGDTFMALSNGIYKSCLHRAVVNAQAVRKSLAFFLCPRRDKVVTPPSQLVDRQDSGRIYPDFTWPTFLDFTQKHYRADTRTLDAFSDWLRERCN, via the exons ATGTCAAAGTGTTGCATGCCAATGCCTCCTCTTCAGCCTCCATTGCCAATGGGGGAGTTAATGAGAACCGAAAGCAAACATTGCCCGGTTTTCGATGCTTCCGTTCTTCAGCACCAACCCAACATACCTTCCCAATTCGTTTGGCCCGACGAAGAAAAGCCATCCTCGACCAAGGCGCCGGAACTTGTAGTCCCCCTGGTCGATTTAGGGGGGTTCCTCTCTGGAGACCCGGCCGCTGTGTCGAAAGCATCTTGGCAAGTGAACGACGCGTGCAGGAAACATGGGTTTTTCCTAGTCGGGAATCACGGGGTCGGTCTGAGCCTCATAAACAAGGCTCATGAGAATGTGGATATCTTCTTTAGGATGCAACTCTCCATGAAGCAAAGAGCTCAGAGGAAGCCCGGCGAGCACTGGGGCTACGCGAGTAGCTTCACCGGCAGGTTCTCCTCCAAACTTCCGTGGAAGGAAACCCTTTCGTTCTGCTATTCTGCTGATGGTCAATCGTCGGAAACCattgagaagtacttcttgaatgTCATGGGAGAGGATTTTCGAGAGTTCGG GGAGACATGCCAGGAATATTGTGAAGCAATGAGCAACCTCTCCCTAGGAATCATGGAGCTCCTAGGGACAAGCCTAGGAATTGGACGGTCGCACTTCAGGGAATTCTTCAGAGGGAACGACTCGATAATGAGACTAAACTACTATCCACCGTGTCAGGCGCCTGACCAAACTCTAGGAACTGGCCCCCATTGCGATCCCACCTCTCTAACCATTCTCCACCAGGACCAAGTGAGCGGGCTCCAAGTGTTTGTCGACGGGAAGTGGTGCTCAGTCAGCCCAAATCCCGACGCCTTCGTCATCAACATCGGCGACACATTCATG GCTCTATCGAATGGGATCTACAAGAGCTGCTTGCACAGGGCAGTGGTGAATGCTCAAGCAGTGAGGAAGTCTCTGGCTTTCTTCCTGTGCCCAAGAAGGGACAAGGTGGTGACTCCACCGAGTCAACTAGTTGATAGACAGGACTCAGGAAGAATATACCCAGACTTTACATGGCCGACTTTCCTAGATTTCACTCAGAAGCACTACAGGGCTGACACAAGAACCCTTGACGCCTTTTCCGATTGGCTTCGAGAGCGATGCAATTGA
- the LOC115733663 gene encoding glyoxylate/hydroxypyruvate reductase HPR3-like: MASHPHHDGAPPPLHRRPPPRVLLLRHPPHFTLLNRPLPDNFHFLKPWESSLPLHDFLSSADARSAEAILTSGGAPVTADMLRRLPEVRLVVTTSAGLNHIDLAECRRRGIAIASAGDVYSEEVADLAVGLLIDVLRKVSAGDRYVRQGLWSSEGDFAHGSKLGGKRAGVVGLGRIGLEVAKRLEAFGCAVLYNSRKKKPVLYPFYSDVRELATNCDVLVICCGLNEQTHHMINREVLLALGKGGVIVNIGRGSIIDEKDMVQLLVQGELGGAGLDVFENEPNVPEELLALDNVVLSPHTAVFTAESLSDLCDLVVGNLEAFFSDKPLLSPVLEE, translated from the exons ATGGCCTCCCACCCCCACCACGACGGCGCTCCTCCGCCCCTCCACCGCCGCCCCCCGCCGcgcgtcctcctcctccgacACCCTCCCCACTTCACCCTCCTCAACCGCCCCCTCCCCGACAACTTCCACTTCCTCAAGCCCTGGGAATCGTCGCTCCCCCTCCACGACTTCCTCTCCTCCGCCGACGCCCGCTCCGCCGAGGCCATCCTCACCTCCGGCGGGGCTCCGGTCACCGCCGACATGCTCCGGCGGCTCCCGGAGGTCCGCCTCGTCGTCACCACCAGCGCGGGCCTCAACCACATCGACCTCGCCGAGTGCCGGAGGCGGGGGATCGCGATCGCCAGCGCCGGGGACGTGTACTCCGAGGAAGTGGCGGATTTGGCCGTCGGACTGCTCATCGACGTGCTGAGGAAGGTCTCGGCGGGCGACCGGTACGTCAGGCAGGGATTGTGGAGTAGTGAGGGAGATTTCGCACACGGTTCGAAG CTAGGTGGCAAGAGAGCCGGAGTTGTTGGATTGGGAAGGATTGGCCTAGAAGTTGCTAAAAGGCTTGAGGCCTTTGGATGTGCCGTTTTGTATaactcaaggaaaaagaagccAGTTTTGTACCCCTTCTACTCTGATGTACGCGAGCTCGCCACTAACTGTGATGTCCTTGTAATCTGTTGTGGCCTGAATGAGCAAACCCACCACATGATCAATAGGGAAGTACTATTAGCTTTGGGGAAGGGAGGTGTGATAGTTAACATTGGGCGTGGATCAATTATCGATGAAAAGGACATGGTGCAACTTCTAGTCCAGGGAGAGCTTGGAGGTGCCGGCTTAGATGTGTTTGAGAATGAGCCCAATGTTCCTGAAGAGCTCCTTGCTCTTGATAATGTCGTATTATCTCCACATACAGCTGTTTTTACTGCAGAATCCTTATCGGATTTATGCGATCTTGTTGTCGGGAACTTGGAAGCTTTCTTTTCAGATAAGCCCTTGCTTTCCCCTGTGTTAGAAGAGTGA
- the LOC115731704 gene encoding glyoxylate/hydroxypyruvate reductase HPR3-like, with amino-acid sequence MAIQNLFLYLRPDTPLNPYFDFPMASQPKNDGAPPPLHRRSLPRVLLLRNPHHFSLLNRPLPDNFHFLKPWESPLSFDDFLSSPDARAAEAIYTSGRDPINADMLRRLPEARLVVTTSAGLNHIDLAECRRRGIAIACSGDAYTDAVADLAVGLLIDVLRKLSASDRYLRRGFWGSEGEFALGSKLGSKRVGIVGMGRIGLEVAKRLEAFGCAISYQSRKKKLHVSYAFYSNVYELATNCDALVICCGLTEQTHHMINREVLLALGKEGVIVNIGHGSIIDEKEMVQLLVQGELGGAGLDVFENEPSVPEELLALDSVVLSPHTAVYTPETLSDLCDLVVGNLEAFFSNKPLLSPVLYE; translated from the exons ATGGCAATACAAAATCTCTTTCTCTACCTTCGACCGGACACTCCTCTCAATCCCTACTTTGACTTTCCCATGGCCTCTCAACCCAAAAACGACGGCGCTCCTCCGCCCCTCCACCGCCGTTCTCTACCGcgcgtcctcctcctccgtaACCCCCACCACTTCTCCCTCCTCAACCGTCCCCTCCCCGACAACTTCCACTTCCTCAAGCCATGGGAATCGCCGCTCTCCTTCGACGACTTCCTCTCCTCCCCCGACGCCCGCGCCGCCGAGGCGATCTACACCTCCGGCAGAGACCCGATCAACGCCGACATGCTCCGGCGGCTCCCAGAGGCCCGCCTCGTCGTCACCACCAGCGCGGGCCTCAACCACATCGACCTGGCCGAGTGCCGGAGGCGGGGGATCGCGATCGCCTGCTCGGGGGACGCGTACACGGACGCCGTGGCGGATTTGGCGGTCGGACTGCTGATCGACGTGCTGAGGAAGCTCTCGGCGAGCGACCGGTACTTGAGGCGTGGATTTTGGGGTAGTGAGGGTGAATTTGCACTCGGATCGAAG CTGGGCAGCAAGAGAGTCGGAATTGTTGGCATGGGGAGGATTGGCCTAGAGGTTGCTAAAAGGCTTGAAGCCTTTGGATGTGCCATTTCATATCAGTCAAGGAAGAAAAAGCTACACGTTTCGTATGCTTTCTATTCCAATGTCTATGAGCTCGCCACTAACTGCGATGCCCTAGTAATCTGTTGCGGCCTGACTGAGCAAACCCACCACATGATCAACAGGGAAGTGTTATTAGCTTTGGGGAAGGAAGGTGTGATTGTTAACATTGGGCATGGATCAATTATCGATGAAAAGGAAATGGTGCAACTTCTAGTCCAGGGAGAGCTTGGAGGCGCTGGCTTAGATGTGTTTGAGAATGAGCCCAGTGTTCCTGAAGAGCTCCTTGCTCTTGACAGTGTCGTGTTATCGCCGCATACAGCTGTTTATACCCCGGAAACCTTATCAGATTTATGCGATCTCGTCGTCGGGAACTTGGAAGCTTTCTTTTCGAATAAGCCCTTGCTTTCCCCCGTGTTATATGAGTGA
- the LOC115728433 gene encoding glyoxylate/hydroxypyruvate reductase HPR3-like has product MASHAQNDGAPSPLHRRSPPRVLLLRKPHHFSLINRPLPDNFHFLKPWESPLPFDDFLSSPDARAAEAILTYGGAPVTADMLRRLPEARLVVTASAGLNHIDLAECRRRGIAIACSGDAYTDAVADLAVGLLIDVLRKLSAGDRYLRRGLWSSEGEFALGSKLGGKRVGIVGLGRIGLEVAKRLEAFGCAISYQSRKKKPYVSYAFYSNVYELATNCDALVICCGLTEETHHMINREVLLALGKEGVIVNVARGSIIDEKEMVQLLVQGELGGAGLDVFENEPSVPEELLALDNVVLSPHTAVYTPETLSDLCDLVVGNLEAFFSNKPLLSPVLYERTGCSAGIGSVTTTKPDSVGFT; this is encoded by the exons ATGGCCTCTCACGCCCAAAACGACGGCGCTCCTTCGCCCCTTCACCGCCGTTCCCCGCCGcgcgtcctcctcctccgcaaGCCCCATCACTTCTCCCTCATCAACCGTCCCCTCCCTGACAACTTCCACTTCCTCAAGCCATGGGAATCGCCGCTCCCCTTTGACGACTTCCTCTCCTCCCCCGATGCCCGCGCCGCCGAGGCGATCCTCACCTACGGTGGAGCTCCGGTCACTGCCGACATGCTCCGGCGGCTCCCGGAGGCCCGCCTTGTAGTCACCGCCAGCGCGGGCCTCAACCACATCGACCTGGCCGAGTGCCGGAGGCGGGGGATCGCGATCGCCTGCTCGGGGGACGCGTACACGGATGCCGTGGCGGATTTGGCGGTCGGACTGCTGATCGACGTGCTGAGGAAGCTCTCGGCGGGCGACCGGTACTTGAGGCGTGGATTGTGGAGTAGCGAGGGTGAATTTGCACTCGGATCGAAG CTGGGTGGCAAGAGAGTCGGAATTGTTGGATTGGGGAGGATTGGCCTAGAGGTTGCTAAAAGGCTTGAAGCCTTTGGATGTGCCATTTCATATCAGTCAAGGAAGAAAAAGCCATACGTTTCGTATGCTTTCTATTCCAATGTCTATGAGCTCGCCACTAACTGCGATGCCCTCGTAATCTGTTGTGGCCTGACTGAGGAAACCCACCACATGATCAACAGGGAAGTGCTATTAGCTTTGGGGAAGGAAGGTGTGATTGTTAACGTTGCGCGTGGATCAATTATTGATGAAAAGGAAATGGTGCAACTTCTAGTCCAGGGAGAGCTTGGAGGCGCTGGCTTAGATGTGTTTGAGAATGAGCCCAGTGTTCCTGAAGAGCTCCTTGCTCTTGATAATGTCGTGTTATCACCGCATACAGCTGTTTATACCCCGGAAACCTTATCAGATTTATGCGATCTCGTCGTCGGGAACTTGGAAGCTTTCTTTTCGAATAAGCCCTTGCTTTCCCCTGTGTTATATGAGCGAACCGGCTGCTCCGCCGGTATTGGCTCTGTTACCACTACTAAACCAGATTCAGTTGGCTTTACCTGA